Proteins from one Mucilaginibacter jinjuensis genomic window:
- a CDS encoding ATP-binding protein, whose protein sequence is MDEGILNRTRLRILFACIFTFLALTIILTAIYLVSAGNLLLHRILIFMIAYATAFYLFLSKKPWRFTAHYFLCCLTVMIWTNVLLVRQPLYVVNLQYCLLVISAAYYLLGAKNGLKYAFAAMLPLLTDVVLNDFLATGLSFRRANINLPAYAVTIAVNFSLILYIHYLFFRSLTKFKMREHSFKRHLEAAVLDAKAQAAAKTNFLNTMSHEIRTPLNAVVGMSNLLMQAPKLPEQEENLQVLHFSAANLMATINEIIDFNNIDNGKVALQRSNFSLYSTVNSVCNTFKAQAAEKALSFSCRIAEAAQPLVLIGDELRLTQVLFHLIGNAIKFTEKGFVNISVAVQPESATRVQIVFSIEDSGIGISKAKLKQVFDPFKKKARRNQRQYQTTLGLTIAVQLLKLHGSELLVKSEEGKGTLFRFLISYDIAAPAASLSLDGEPKKAIDLSHLIVLAVDDEKLNIMVVKKILAGWNIKADEALNGRLAVDMCSKRRYDIILMDINMPVMDGFEAAKIIKKAVHPGEAVPWIIALTASIGAAMDEVERFPFIDDCLLKPFKPEDLKRKIITGTDKAVIPVAI, encoded by the coding sequence ATGGATGAGGGAATACTCAACAGGACACGGCTTCGCATCCTATTTGCCTGTATCTTCACCTTTCTGGCGCTGACCATCATCCTGACCGCTATTTATCTGGTATCCGCCGGCAACCTGCTCTTACACCGAATTCTTATTTTTATGATCGCCTATGCCACAGCTTTTTACTTATTTCTGAGCAAAAAACCATGGCGCTTTACTGCTCATTACTTTCTTTGCTGCCTGACCGTCATGATCTGGACTAATGTATTATTGGTTCGGCAGCCGCTCTATGTGGTCAACCTGCAATATTGTTTGCTGGTGATATCCGCTGCTTATTACCTGCTTGGGGCAAAAAATGGGTTAAAATACGCTTTCGCAGCCATGCTCCCGTTGCTGACAGACGTCGTTCTGAATGATTTTCTCGCCACTGGGCTATCGTTCCGTCGTGCGAATATCAACCTCCCGGCCTATGCGGTTACCATTGCCGTTAATTTTTCATTAATCTTGTATATCCATTATCTTTTTTTCAGGTCACTGACCAAATTCAAAATGCGGGAGCACAGTTTCAAGCGTCACCTGGAGGCTGCCGTGCTGGATGCAAAAGCGCAGGCCGCCGCTAAAACCAATTTTTTGAATACCATGTCACATGAGATCCGTACGCCGCTGAACGCGGTCGTGGGTATGAGCAACCTGTTGATGCAAGCTCCTAAACTGCCCGAGCAGGAGGAAAATCTGCAAGTGCTGCATTTCTCGGCGGCAAACCTGATGGCAACAATCAACGAGATCATCGATTTTAATAACATTGATAATGGGAAGGTAGCCCTACAGCGGTCAAATTTTTCCTTATACAGCACAGTTAACAGCGTATGCAATACATTTAAAGCACAGGCAGCAGAAAAAGCCCTTTCTTTTAGCTGCCGGATAGCGGAAGCTGCGCAGCCACTGGTGCTCATCGGCGATGAACTGCGCCTGACCCAGGTATTATTTCACCTCATCGGGAATGCCATCAAATTCACTGAAAAAGGATTTGTCAATATTTCGGTTGCTGTTCAGCCTGAAAGCGCAACCCGGGTCCAGATAGTCTTCAGTATCGAAGATTCCGGCATCGGCATCTCCAAGGCCAAACTCAAACAGGTCTTTGACCCCTTCAAAAAGAAGGCCCGACGAAACCAGCGGCAGTACCAGACTACTTTAGGGCTGACTATTGCTGTACAGTTGCTAAAGCTACACGGCAGCGAACTTTTGGTGAAGAGCGAAGAGGGAAAAGGCACCTTGTTCCGTTTTTTGATCAGTTATGATATAGCAGCGCCTGCTGCATCGTTATCATTGGACGGTGAGCCTAAAAAAGCCATTGATCTATCCCATCTGATAGTCCTGGCTGTAGACGATGAGAAATTAAATATCATGGTGGTCAAAAAGATATTAGCCGGCTGGAATATTAAAGCGGATGAAGCGCTGAACGGCCGACTCGCCGTAGATATGTGCAGCAAGCGACGGTATGACATCATATTAATGGATATTAATATGCCGGTCATGGATGGGTTCGAAGCTGCTAAGATCATTAAGAAGGCGGTTCATCCTGGTGAAGCGGTGCCATGGATCATTGCGCTCACTGCCTCGATCGGCGCTGCAATGGATGAGGTGGAGCGTTTCCCTTTTATTGATGACTGCCTATTAAAGCCATTTAAGCCGGAAGATTTAAAAAGGAAAATCATTACAGGCACCGATAAAGCTGTCATTCCTGTAGCAATATAA
- a CDS encoding alpha/beta hydrolase fold domain-containing protein — MPPTTVITDEIGPLLSEGKQLADKLKAEGVQTDSNNYVGVTHGFSVWAQLFSWRRVLKHTR; from the coding sequence TTGCCGCCAACTACGGTGATTACAGACGAGATCGGCCCGCTACTAAGTGAAGGAAAGCAATTGGCAGATAAATTAAAAGCCGAGGGAGTACAAACGGACAGTAATAACTACGTTGGCGTTACGCACGGATTTTCGGTATGGGCGCAATTGTTCTCCTGGCGAAGGGTGCTGAAACACACGCGGTAA
- a CDS encoding YoaK family protein, translated as MFRHTGERRSFAHNLRLAILLCLNAGFINAAGFIAFAVLTTNVTGHAALLAINLATGQWRAARMVGLWLLLFLAGAFASSLYIGKVGRDKSFAYTAPIVVIILILLSVAGFGHDYQHTLPETEYFAGSLLFAMGMQNALVSMVSGSVVRTTHLTGMFTDLGIDLSAALLSYKNLTAAHQRRIWLRLAIITFFLLGGLIGGFAFLKLRFTAFYVPVGLLLITLFYDYFRIRVKRAVTHLKA; from the coding sequence ATGTTTCGACACACCGGAGAAAGAAGAAGTTTTGCGCATAACCTGCGCCTGGCTATATTACTTTGCCTGAACGCCGGTTTTATCAATGCGGCAGGTTTTATCGCCTTTGCCGTTTTGACCACCAATGTCACCGGGCATGCGGCCCTCTTAGCGATCAACCTGGCCACCGGGCAATGGCGGGCGGCACGGATGGTCGGGCTTTGGCTGCTGCTGTTTTTGGCAGGCGCATTCGCCTCCAGCCTGTATATCGGCAAGGTGGGCCGGGATAAGTCGTTTGCCTATACGGCACCGATCGTTGTAATTATCCTGATTTTATTGAGCGTGGCGGGGTTCGGCCATGACTACCAACATACCTTGCCGGAAACCGAATATTTCGCGGGCAGCTTACTATTTGCCATGGGGATGCAGAATGCGCTGGTATCGATGGTATCCGGCTCGGTGGTACGCACCACGCATCTAACAGGTATGTTCACCGACCTGGGCATTGACCTGTCGGCCGCGTTACTTTCCTATAAAAATTTAACCGCAGCCCACCAAAGGCGTATTTGGTTACGGCTTGCCATCATAACTTTCTTTTTGCTGGGCGGCCTCATCGGCGGGTTTGCATTTCTTAAATTACGATTTACAGCTTTTTATGTCCCGGTCGGTTTATTATTGATCACTCTTTTTTATGACTACTTCCGTATCCGGGTCAAGCGGGCGGTAACTCATCTCAAGGCTTAA
- a CDS encoding TetR/AcrR family transcriptional regulator: MGSDRKTLILSAARQLFQEKGLGMSTMEDVAKAAGMGKSSLYYYFKSQEEIFDAVLEAEVGEILQESIRQMSRKNGLSAKLSAFANVKFEMARKRKFLYRATEAGIDAETLSRYQSLKKMIHKRYLQKETILLQQLFVTACAEQEIRELSREALDNAVFVFLAALRGINREITLHWTADEAPGRLAALCEIFYKGLL, encoded by the coding sequence ATGGGCTCAGACAGAAAGACACTTATCTTATCAGCCGCAAGGCAGCTCTTCCAGGAAAAGGGCCTGGGAATGTCCACTATGGAAGATGTGGCCAAAGCCGCCGGCATGGGCAAGAGTTCTCTGTATTATTATTTCAAGAGCCAAGAAGAGATCTTTGATGCGGTGCTGGAGGCAGAAGTCGGAGAGATTCTACAGGAATCGATCAGGCAGATGAGCCGAAAAAATGGCTTGTCCGCCAAATTGTCCGCTTTTGCTAATGTCAAATTTGAAATGGCCCGAAAACGGAAATTTTTATACCGGGCGACGGAAGCCGGCATAGACGCCGAAACGCTTTCCCGTTACCAATCCTTAAAAAAAATGATACATAAACGGTACCTGCAAAAGGAAACTATTTTATTGCAGCAGCTTTTTGTTACGGCTTGTGCGGAACAGGAGATCAGGGAGCTAAGCCGAGAGGCGCTTGATAACGCCGTTTTTGTTTTTCTTGCCGCACTGAGAGGCATTAACAGGGAAATTACGCTGCACTGGACAGCCGACGAAGCCCCCGGCAGGCTGGCTGCTTTATGTGAAATTTTTTATAAAGGACTTTTGTAA
- a CDS encoding MFS transporter, whose amino-acid sequence MKLFNAFRVFESRNYSLFFTGQLISRIGMWMQRTAVIWVVYTLTHSVFLVGLTTFAEQFPSFLLSPAGGIAADRYDRFKVLMVTQIVSALQAAALTLVYYYSVNPFWGLLPLSALLGVANAFDVPARQAMVNDMVSKQEDLPGAIAMNSSLNNLSRLVGPALSGVVMAKLGATSCFIANAVSFVAVIICLNLMKFPKKQIVGNRKNAWTDFREGLAYTRSQNEISKVLCLIGLVCLLVATYNTLQPFYARDVFKGNAAMYGFITAATGLGALVSTLFIAAQKNSSRLKQMLFVNLIALGFGLILMSHMKYLLVYLLLSFVCGFGTMSVIPICNTIIQTVSEAHMRGRVVGFFAMAAFGTLPIGALVIGWLAKAIHPQNCMLGQGILCLIIAAVFFRFLSTPMPVLEKNRETTSEN is encoded by the coding sequence ATGAAATTATTCAATGCCTTTCGTGTTTTCGAATCCCGCAATTACAGCTTGTTCTTTACCGGGCAGCTTATTTCCCGTATTGGCATGTGGATGCAGCGAACCGCGGTGATCTGGGTTGTTTATACACTAACACATTCTGTGTTCCTGGTGGGTCTAACTACCTTTGCGGAACAGTTTCCGTCGTTCCTGCTATCGCCTGCCGGTGGTATTGCCGCCGACCGTTACGATCGCTTTAAGGTGCTGATGGTAACCCAGATTGTTTCGGCATTGCAGGCAGCGGCGCTTACGCTTGTTTATTATTATAGCGTTAACCCGTTTTGGGGATTGCTGCCTTTAAGTGCATTGCTGGGAGTAGCCAATGCTTTTGATGTACCCGCACGGCAGGCTATGGTTAATGATATGGTAAGCAAGCAGGAGGATCTGCCCGGAGCCATTGCCATGAATTCATCATTGAATAATTTGTCGCGGCTGGTAGGCCCGGCACTTTCAGGCGTGGTGATGGCGAAACTGGGAGCCACAAGTTGCTTTATAGCTAACGCGGTTAGCTTTGTAGCGGTGATTATTTGTTTGAACCTGATGAAGTTTCCTAAAAAACAAATCGTGGGTAACCGAAAAAATGCATGGACCGACTTTCGTGAAGGATTAGCTTATACCCGTTCCCAAAACGAGATCAGTAAGGTACTGTGTCTTATTGGCTTGGTTTGTCTGCTGGTAGCCACCTATAATACCTTACAGCCATTTTATGCCCGTGATGTTTTTAAGGGAAATGCGGCGATGTACGGATTTATTACCGCAGCTACCGGCCTGGGGGCGTTGGTTAGCACGCTTTTTATTGCCGCACAAAAAAACAGCAGCAGGTTAAAACAAATGCTGTTTGTTAACCTGATCGCATTAGGGTTTGGATTGATACTCATGTCTCATATGAAATATCTTTTGGTTTATCTTTTGTTATCCTTTGTTTGTGGTTTTGGTACCATGTCTGTAATACCAATTTGCAATACCATTATCCAAACCGTTTCAGAGGCGCACATGCGCGGCCGTGTGGTAGGCTTTTTTGCAATGGCAGCTTTCGGTACACTTCCAATTGGTGCCCTTGTGATTGGCTGGCTGGCCAAGGCCATTCATCCCCAAAACTGTATGCTTGGTCAGGGAATACTTTGTTTAATTATAGCGGCTGTGTTCTTCCGGTTTCTGAGCACACCGATGCCTGTTTTAGAGAAGAACCGGGAAACAACCAGTGAGAATTAG
- a CDS encoding DUF421 domain-containing protein, translating into MELLLKIFGEGKELNALQMSARGIVVFFLAFILIRLSGRRSFGIHTALDNIIVILLGATLSRGIVGASPFLATIITCTIITALHRLFGWLMARRPKLANFIEGDKITLFENGKFVKKNMDRALVSQADVLQGIRRTAVTDKLDQIEAAYLERSGEISAVRK; encoded by the coding sequence ATGGAACTATTACTTAAAATTTTTGGCGAAGGCAAAGAGCTGAACGCTTTGCAAATGAGCGCCCGTGGCATTGTGGTATTTTTTCTCGCTTTTATATTAATCCGTCTATCCGGCCGGCGAAGCTTTGGTATCCACACAGCACTGGATAATATCATTGTAATCTTGCTGGGTGCCACCCTCAGCCGGGGGATCGTAGGTGCCTCACCTTTTTTGGCAACCATTATTACTTGTACCATCATTACTGCTTTGCACAGATTGTTTGGCTGGTTAATGGCCCGGCGCCCAAAATTGGCCAATTTCATTGAAGGTGATAAAATTACCTTGTTTGAAAATGGAAAATTTGTGAAGAAAAATATGGACCGCGCATTGGTCAGCCAGGCCGATGTGTTGCAGGGGATCCGGCGTACCGCGGTAACAGATAAACTGGATCAAATAGAGGCAGCCTACTTAGAACGCAGCGGTGAGATTAGCGCAGTGAGAAAATAG
- a CDS encoding inorganic diphosphatase — translation MQAETITVMIESPKGVNQKFDYDDKEGRFRLNKILPAGLAFPFDFGMIPNTRGKDGDPLDIIVIDERGTFPGCLIDCRIIGAFQAEQTERNGKKMRNDRFVGVPDVSQLFSEVNRLDELPEAILNQLEYFFKNYNEQAGKQFQITARLNAEQALKLIEDGTIT, via the coding sequence ATGCAAGCTGAAACTATTACAGTTATGATTGAAAGCCCTAAGGGCGTTAACCAAAAGTTTGATTATGATGATAAGGAAGGCCGTTTTCGCCTGAACAAAATATTGCCGGCTGGGCTGGCTTTCCCCTTTGATTTCGGCATGATCCCCAATACCAGAGGCAAAGACGGTGACCCGCTGGATATTATCGTTATTGATGAACGTGGCACCTTTCCGGGTTGCCTGATCGATTGCCGGATAATCGGTGCTTTCCAGGCGGAGCAAACTGAACGAAACGGCAAAAAAATGCGGAACGACCGTTTCGTAGGCGTGCCCGATGTTTCGCAGCTGTTTTCAGAAGTGAATAGGCTGGACGAATTGCCGGAGGCTATATTAAATCAATTAGAATACTTTTTTAAAAACTATAATGAACAGGCCGGTAAGCAATTTCAGATCACCGCCAGGCTGAATGCTGAGCAGGCCCTAAAACTGATTGAAGATGGAACTATTACTTAA
- a CDS encoding FAD-dependent oxidoreductase, whose amino-acid sequence MKLQIFRDGALESPWQTGIKETVSDRQSGNVYDVLVIGAGITGLTAALLLQQSGKKVLIAEAYYVGFGTTGGTSAHINTFADTTFGEAESAFGEDGAKLFAEAIREGYDLIKTSQKDCDFEVRPAYLYAENDEEVKLLDEIYEGAVKVGVAVAYTDKVPTPVPFKKALLWPDQAQFHPLKYLNQLQDAFVAAGGIIKENTRVENIESKDGLHIAGGIRAKHIIYATHMPSNINLFNFECAPYRSYVLAVKLKSGKYPEALIYDSQEPYHYVRTHMIDDEELLLVGGLDHKTGHEDPEKAFGELEKYVREYYSVSSVKYKWSSQYYVPVDGLPYIGKMPMSANGIYCATGYNGNGMMLGSVAGKILSDLILEKENKYEKLFSPSRAKPVDSFTEFMKENADVAYHFVADRFGIHESDSLKPLTPGTGKVVEVDGQKIAAYRGEDGEIHALSPVCTHAACIVNWNGEEKSWDCPCHGARFDIDGNVLTGPATKNLLKIGEIEKTDQKR is encoded by the coding sequence ATGAAACTCCAAATCTTCCGTGATGGGGCCTTGGAAAGTCCCTGGCAAACTGGTATTAAAGAAACTGTTTCAGACAGGCAATCTGGCAATGTTTACGATGTGTTAGTAATTGGTGCAGGTATTACCGGCTTAACGGCTGCCTTACTATTGCAGCAATCGGGCAAAAAAGTATTGATTGCGGAAGCATATTATGTGGGTTTTGGCACAACGGGGGGCACGAGTGCGCACATTAATACCTTCGCAGATACGACTTTTGGGGAAGCAGAAAGCGCCTTCGGTGAAGATGGTGCAAAATTATTTGCGGAAGCAATACGTGAGGGTTACGACCTGATCAAGACCTCGCAAAAGGATTGTGATTTTGAAGTAAGGCCAGCCTATCTTTACGCCGAAAATGATGAGGAAGTCAAATTACTGGATGAGATCTATGAGGGGGCAGTCAAAGTCGGCGTAGCTGTCGCTTATACTGATAAAGTACCGACACCGGTGCCTTTTAAAAAAGCTTTGCTTTGGCCCGATCAGGCACAGTTCCATCCCTTAAAATATCTTAATCAACTGCAAGATGCCTTTGTGGCTGCCGGCGGCATCATTAAGGAAAATACTCGTGTTGAAAACATTGAAAGTAAGGATGGCCTACATATCGCAGGCGGTATCCGGGCAAAGCATATCATTTATGCCACCCACATGCCATCCAATATTAACCTGTTCAATTTTGAATGCGCGCCTTACCGCAGTTATGTGCTGGCCGTAAAGCTCAAAAGCGGTAAATATCCGGAAGCGCTGATCTATGATTCGCAGGAGCCTTATCATTATGTGCGCACACATATGATTGATGATGAGGAACTGTTGCTGGTCGGCGGGCTGGATCATAAGACTGGCCACGAGGATCCTGAAAAGGCATTTGGCGAATTGGAGAAATACGTTCGGGAATACTATAGTGTATCATCCGTCAAATATAAATGGTCTTCACAATACTATGTACCGGTTGACGGCTTGCCTTATATCGGGAAAATGCCCATGTCGGCTAATGGCATCTATTGCGCCACCGGCTATAATGGTAACGGAATGATGCTGGGTAGTGTGGCGGGGAAAATATTAAGTGACCTGATCCTGGAAAAGGAAAATAAATATGAAAAACTGTTCAGTCCTTCACGCGCCAAACCGGTAGATAGCTTTACCGAATTCATGAAAGAGAATGCTGACGTGGCTTATCATTTTGTAGCCGACCGTTTCGGTATCCATGAAAGCGATTCACTCAAACCCCTGACGCCCGGCACTGGCAAGGTGGTAGAAGTGGACGGGCAAAAGATCGCCGCCTATCGTGGCGAGGATGGGGAAATTCATGCTTTAAGTCCGGTTTGCACCCATGCGGCTTGTATTGTGAATTGGAATGGCGAGGAGAAAAGCTGGGACTGCCCTTGCCATGGGGCACGTTTTGATATCGACGGCAATGTATTGACCGGACCGGCGACAAAAAATTTATTGAAGATCGGTGAAATTGAAAAAACAGATCAAAAACGGTAG
- a CDS encoding zinc-dependent alcohol dehydrogenase: MKAAVFHKAGQITCDTVEDPRIELATDVILKVTATAICGSDLHILSGAVPQKEPMIMGHEFMGIVEEVGKEVKSLKRGDRVVVPFPIACGHCFFCTHGASPACENSNYKNYGPEGDLMTGKGAALFGYTDLYGGYSGGQAQYVRVPYADISPRIVPDNLSDEQVLFLTDIFPTGWSAIDWAQLKGGEIVAIFGSGPVGLMAQKAAWLNGAGRVIAIDPLNYRLEKAKAVNNVDTLNPHEVDVVEAIRAMTNGRGADVCVDAVGFEPERSFFDKVKATVNFEKGSIKVLEMAFKAVRRMGTVSIMGVYGSPYDNFPLHRLFDKGITLKMGQAPVLNYVDHLIELVKNDKVKLDDIITHRLPLSQVEHAYKIFDEKEEDCVKIVLDPHA, translated from the coding sequence ATGAAAGCAGCAGTATTTCACAAAGCCGGCCAGATTACCTGCGATACCGTGGAAGATCCGCGTATTGAACTGGCGACTGATGTCATTTTAAAAGTCACCGCTACTGCGATCTGCGGATCAGACCTGCATATCCTGAGTGGCGCAGTGCCACAAAAAGAACCGATGATCATGGGCCATGAGTTTATGGGTATCGTGGAAGAAGTGGGCAAGGAAGTCAAAAGCCTGAAACGCGGCGACCGTGTAGTAGTACCTTTTCCAATCGCTTGCGGACACTGCTTTTTTTGTACCCATGGCGCATCGCCAGCCTGCGAGAATTCCAACTACAAAAACTATGGCCCCGAAGGCGATTTGATGACCGGAAAGGGCGCTGCCTTGTTTGGTTATACGGATCTCTATGGTGGCTATTCCGGCGGGCAGGCACAATATGTACGTGTCCCTTATGCGGATATCAGCCCGCGCATCGTGCCGGACAACCTGAGCGACGAACAGGTATTATTTCTGACTGACATTTTTCCTACAGGATGGTCGGCTATTGATTGGGCGCAGCTGAAAGGGGGCGAAATCGTAGCGATTTTCGGTTCTGGCCCGGTGGGATTAATGGCGCAAAAAGCAGCCTGGCTGAATGGTGCGGGACGTGTAATTGCTATTGATCCCTTAAACTACCGGCTTGAAAAAGCAAAGGCGGTAAACAATGTAGACACCCTGAATCCGCATGAAGTGGATGTGGTAGAAGCAATCCGTGCGATGACCAATGGTCGCGGGGCAGATGTTTGCGTGGATGCCGTTGGCTTCGAGCCCGAACGCAGCTTTTTTGATAAGGTTAAGGCAACCGTGAATTTCGAAAAAGGAAGCATCAAAGTGCTGGAAATGGCTTTCAAGGCCGTGCGCCGCATGGGCACCGTTTCCATAATGGGTGTTTACGGTTCCCCTTATGACAATTTCCCGCTGCACCGACTGTTTGATAAAGGTATAACCCTGAAAATGGGCCAGGCACCGGTATTAAATTATGTCGATCACCTGATAGAGCTGGTGAAAAATGACAAGGTGAAGCTGGATGACATCATCACTCATCGCCTGCCGCTCAGCCAGGTCGAGCATGCCTATAAGATATTCGACGAAAAAGAAGAGGATTGTGTCAAGATCGTTTTGGACCCTCACGCGTAA
- a CDS encoding isocitrate lyase/PEP mutase family protein, which produces MKHTLTKRKSWKAMLAGADQPVQLPVAHDALTARLIELAGFDAYQIGGYALSGATHAIPDVDLEKFGEKKFSAEWIMNASPLPVLVDIDDGYGDVKNVTRTVQEYISLGASAIFMEDQKPPKKCGHMDDKKVIRTREMIQKIKAAVAARERYDFFILARTDAIDPEGLENAIDRAKAYLDAGADGAYLEGPQTLDQLEQIGKALNGVPLATSILEDGGKTPWVSPKDLKDIGFSMVLYPTTLIFQIVYTLQRALENLKHGKPTKSASINMDEFMNIVDLPYWKQIEEKFEGKSI; this is translated from the coding sequence ATGAAACATACCCTCACCAAACGGAAAAGCTGGAAAGCGATGCTGGCGGGTGCTGATCAGCCAGTACAATTACCTGTGGCACATGATGCGCTAACGGCAAGGCTTATTGAACTGGCCGGTTTCGATGCTTACCAGATCGGCGGATATGCTTTGTCTGGCGCTACACACGCCATCCCCGACGTTGATCTCGAAAAGTTCGGTGAGAAGAAGTTTTCTGCTGAATGGATCATGAATGCATCGCCACTTCCGGTATTGGTTGATATTGACGATGGGTATGGCGATGTGAAAAATGTTACCCGCACGGTCCAGGAGTACATCAGTCTGGGAGCTTCCGCCATTTTTATGGAAGACCAAAAACCGCCGAAAAAATGCGGGCACATGGACGACAAGAAAGTCATTAGAACCCGAGAAATGATCCAAAAGATCAAGGCCGCCGTAGCTGCCCGCGAACGCTATGATTTTTTCATTCTGGCCCGGACAGACGCTATTGATCCCGAGGGTTTGGAAAATGCCATTGACCGCGCAAAAGCATATCTCGATGCGGGTGCAGACGGGGCCTATCTCGAAGGCCCGCAAACCCTGGACCAACTGGAGCAGATCGGTAAAGCTTTAAACGGCGTTCCTCTGGCAACCAGCATACTGGAAGATGGCGGCAAAACGCCCTGGGTTTCTCCAAAAGACTTAAAGGATATAGGATTCAGTATGGTATTATATCCAACTACTTTGATCTTTCAGATCGTGTATACGCTCCAGCGTGCATTGGAAAACTTAAAACACGGCAAACCCACAAAAAGCGCATCCATTAATATGGACGAATTTATGAACATCGTAGATCTGCCTTACTGGAAGCAGATTGAAGAAAAATTTGAAGGGAAATCAATATGA
- a CDS encoding SDR family oxidoreductase, giving the protein MITKEKTPKKQNKQPGIEAEMDPAPEYIKESYKAAGKLSGKVALITGGDSGIGRAVSIHFAEEGADIAIVYLDEDQDAETTKNLVEAAGGKCLLIKGDVKKDSFCRNAVEKAVKEFGKLNILVNNAGMQFPQKDVKAIDKEQLETTFQTNIFAYFYFAEAALEYLKAGDCIINTTSVTAYRSSPSLIDYSSTKGAITTFTRSLATNLTDKGIRVNAVAPGPVWTPLIVSSFDEEKIKSFGSETAMKRAGQPSELGPAYVFLASEDASFITGQVIHVNGGEVVNG; this is encoded by the coding sequence ATGATCACCAAAGAAAAAACACCAAAAAAGCAAAATAAACAGCCGGGTATTGAAGCGGAAATGGACCCGGCACCGGAATATATCAAAGAAAGCTACAAGGCAGCCGGAAAGTTAAGCGGCAAGGTTGCCCTGATCACAGGTGGCGACAGTGGCATCGGCCGGGCTGTCAGTATCCACTTTGCTGAAGAGGGGGCAGATATCGCCATTGTCTACCTCGATGAAGACCAGGATGCGGAAACCACCAAAAACCTGGTGGAAGCTGCCGGAGGTAAATGCCTGCTCATCAAAGGTGACGTTAAAAAGGACTCATTCTGCAGGAATGCGGTAGAAAAAGCAGTAAAGGAATTTGGTAAGCTGAATATCCTGGTGAACAATGCCGGAATGCAGTTCCCGCAAAAGGACGTTAAGGCCATTGACAAGGAACAACTGGAGACCACTTTTCAGACGAATATATTCGCATACTTCTATTTTGCAGAGGCCGCATTGGAATACCTGAAGGCCGGAGACTGTATTATCAATACGACTTCGGTAACGGCTTACCGCTCATCACCATCCCTGATCGATTATTCATCGACCAAAGGTGCCATCACCACCTTTACCCGCTCATTGGCAACCAATCTTACCGACAAAGGAATCCGTGTCAACGCGGTAGCACCAGGACCGGTGTGGACACCGCTGATCGTATCTTCCTTCGACGAAGAAAAAATCAAAAGCTTTGGGAGCGAGACGGCCATGAAGCGGGCAGGACAACCATCAGAACTGGGGCCAGCCTACGTATTCCTGGCTTCTGAAGATGCCTCGTTTATCACAGGCCAGGTTATTCACGTCAACGGTGGGGAAGTAGTAAACGGTTAA